The sequence AAAAGCCTCGGAGACAGGTAGCAACGCTGCCGCACTCCAATGAATCCACAAAGCCTAGGAATTCGCCGCGAGCGGGTCGAGCGTCGAAGGTAAATCTGACCGCAGCCGTCGAACCGCGCAGCCCGTTACAGCGTTTCGAGGAAAAGTCGAACGCATCATGTCGAACCGCCGACAACATCAGACGCCCGAAGGCGCCTTCAAAGAGAAGATCGGGGAAACGACCTCGTTCCCCTACGACCGACTGACAGTCGAGCGTTTCCGTGCGGCTTTTCCCCGGGCGCGATGGAATGATGACCTCAAGGCATGGTTCGTTCCCGGCAAAACTGCCGCTCGCCGGATCGCCCGCTGGCGCGCGCGCGAGGCAACGCAGGTCGAAGCCTATGGGGACGAGAAGGGACGCGACGCCTTCCAGTTTGATCCGATCGAAAGTCCATATCTGGAGGTCGGGGAGGCGGGCTTGCGGGTCCGGACGCCCTATTCACGGACTGTCGTCGATCAGCTACGCGAAATTCCCTGGGCCCATTGGGACAGCGATCTTAGGGTCTGGCATGTGCCCTTCCGGTCGTTCGACGCCCTCCGGCGGCGATGGGCGACGATCGAGGCGGCGGCCCGGCGAAACGAGCCCGAAGAAAGAAGGCGCCGGGCTGAAGAGCGAAAGGGCACCGAAGACGACAGACGCGCCCGACGTCGCTCGGCGGAGCGAAAGCGTCATCGTTATCTGCTGGCGTGCAACGACCTGCCGCCGTTGCAGCGGCCGGTGGCGACCGAACAGTACGGCGTCATCGTCTTCACGGAGATCACCGGCGAACTCGTCGAGCCAGATACCGTTGCGGATTTCTATCCCGGCGCGACGAAAGACCACGTCTGGGGACTATGGCGGACGCCGACGCTGGACGAACTGATCCACACATGGCCCGCGAAGCCGGTTTCAGAAAACCGGAGGCGAGAATGGTGGCTTCCGAGCATCGATGAGCTGAGGTCCGCCCGAAGGCTTGCGCGCTCCCGTGAACGGCGCAGACGAAAGTAGTCGAGGGCGCGTTTGATGCGCGAGTGCGAAGGTCTGCCCGCGTGCACGGCGAGAGAACCAGGTACCTGCTCAAAGGCCTGTTCGAAATATCTTCCCGGACCACTGGGAATGGTTCGACGCATTGAGGCGCGATGACCAGCACGTCGGATGGGCGATTGGAGGCCTTTATTTACATGGTCGCGCCCAGGCGCATCGCGCCAGTTTCCGTTCGACACCGCTTCAGGTCTGCGACCCCGATTTCAATCGGCCCATGCTTCATGGATGCAGGATCTTCATCGGCTGCCGACATTTAGGCCCTGCAGCATGCGGTACGCGCTGGGTTTCGGGTGCGAGAAAGTGCGGTTTGAATGCACTGCAGCTTCGAGCGCCGCAAGTCGTCTCTTTGTGCAGCAATCAGTTCGCATTGACCGTGCGCGACGCTGATTGATCGCGACTTTTTTCGCAAGCGCTTCCCATCTCCGTTTGCTTAGCCAAGGGCGTCTTATTCATGGCCCCCGTTCACGTTCTGAGTTCGAGGGCGATCCAGTGTAGGAACGTCAGACATGGATAGTCATGCCTGAATAGTCATGCTATCGAAACGCGAGTGGGGAACGGATCGACAAGATCCAAAGGGCGGTGGAATGAGACTGAAGCTCGTTGCAGTCGCGGTTGCGGCGCTAGCGCCAGTTGTCGCGATGCTCGTCTATAACGAATTGGAGACACGCCTTCAGCGCAACGAGGAAATCAGGGGCAACGCTGCGCAGGCCGCGCGGCTGGCGGCTTCCGAAGTCGAACGGATCATCGAAGGACTGCATGGTCTTCTCGTCGCCGTTGCCTCAATGCCCGCAATCCAGGACCTCGACGCGGCTGCTTGCGACCGGGCTCTTCGGTCGGTAGCCTCGAGCGTGTCCAATATTCGCACGATTTTTGTGACCGACTTGTCGGGGCATCCTGTCTGCGGCAGCGTCGAGCCGCCAAGTGGCGTCCGGTTCGCGGATCGGGACTACTTCAGGCAAGCTCTTGCCTCAGGCAGGTTTGTGGTCGGCACCTACACCGACAGCCGGATGTCGAAGGGTGCAGTCCTTCCGGTAGCGATGCCGCTGATGAAGGGGGGGATCGCCCAACGTGTGCTGGTGACGGGCCTGCGCTTGGAGTGGCTGCAGGACAGGATCGCAGAACGCGGCGTGGAGGGTGGCAACGCCATAACGATTGCCGACAGCAACGGGACGATATTGGCACACGTGCCAAATCCCGGCCGCTTTGTCGGCACCGCCATCCCTGCTGCCTTTCGACACCTGATCTATGCGGGTTTTCCAGGTATCATCGAGGTTAAAGGACAGGACGGAATCGTACGGATCCTGGGATATCGCCCGATCGAGCTTCCAAACAACCCGCTTTACATTGACGCAAGCATCTCGAAGGAGGAGGCATTCGCACCGATCAACCGAGCGACGGAAGTCAACGCGCTGTCCATCATCGGCGGCGCACTGCTCGCCTTCCTGGCCGCCGTCCTCATAGGCAACCGGTTCATCGTGAGACCGATCCACCACATCGCTCGCGTGATGGGAGACTGGCGCGCCGGCAGGACCGACGTACGCACGCGGATGGATCCCGCCAAGGATGATCTTGGTGCCGTGGGAGCCACATTGGACAGTCTCCTTGACGAACTGGACACCCGGCACCGGCAAGCTAAGGAGGCAGAGGACGAAAGAGACCTGCTGTCACGGGAGATGGCCCACAGAGTCAAGAACGGCTACGCTTTGGTGCAGGCGATCGCCCGACAGAGTTTTGCGAAGAGCGATCCTTCCCGTTATGCCGTGTTCTCCGAAAGGCTGACGGCGCTGGCAGGTGCCTATGATCTTATTCTCACAAGAGAGGCCCATTCGGCGGATATGTCCGAGACGATCCGAAAGTCCCTGCGCCCCCACCACGAGGTCGTTGCCAGCCGAGTGGAGGTAACGGGTCCACAGGTTTCTCTACCGGCGGAACTCACGCTGGCCCTGTCGCTGGTTGTGCACGAGCTCGGCACGAACGCGATGAAATACGGCGCACTGAGTACGGACGAGGGCCGGATTGCCGTAGACTGGACGCTCAAGGACCGGCGGGTTCAACTGACTTGGCAGGAAACAGGGGGGCCAAAGGTCACTCAGCCAATCGCTAGAGGATTCGGCTCGGTACTCATCGAAAAAGCCTTCCCGGCGAAATATCAGGCAAAAAGCCTTTCCACTTACGGGACCAGCGGCCTGATCTTTGAACTTGCATTTTCTCTGCCGGCAGAACCGGCGGATGATCTTCCGGTAACGACTTTCCAGGTTCCCCGCGCAGAAGGCAAGGATGGCGCATTCGAGAATCCGCGCCGAGCGGGCCACAATTGAAAAAAGCTACTGCTCAAACGAACCGCTGACGGCACGCAATCGCGTCCGTATGCAGGTTGTTTGCAGGCCCACCTGACGCAGATGTCGTGTCCTCTGAACATCTACGCCGCATTTCCTTTGCGGCCCGATTGCGAGTCGGGTGTATTTTAGCATGT is a genomic window of Rhizobium etli 8C-3 containing:
- a CDS encoding sensor histidine kinase — protein: MRLKLVAVAVAALAPVVAMLVYNELETRLQRNEEIRGNAAQAARLAASEVERIIEGLHGLLVAVASMPAIQDLDAAACDRALRSVASSVSNIRTIFVTDLSGHPVCGSVEPPSGVRFADRDYFRQALASGRFVVGTYTDSRMSKGAVLPVAMPLMKGGIAQRVLVTGLRLEWLQDRIAERGVEGGNAITIADSNGTILAHVPNPGRFVGTAIPAAFRHLIYAGFPGIIEVKGQDGIVRILGYRPIELPNNPLYIDASISKEEAFAPINRATEVNALSIIGGALLAFLAAVLIGNRFIVRPIHHIARVMGDWRAGRTDVRTRMDPAKDDLGAVGATLDSLLDELDTRHRQAKEAEDERDLLSREMAHRVKNGYALVQAIARQSFAKSDPSRYAVFSERLTALAGAYDLILTREAHSADMSETIRKSLRPHHEVVASRVEVTGPQVSLPAELTLALSLVVHELGTNAMKYGALSTDEGRIAVDWTLKDRRVQLTWQETGGPKVTQPIARGFGSVLIEKAFPAKYQAKSLSTYGTSGLIFELAFSLPAEPADDLPVTTFQVPRAEGKDGAFENPRRAGHN